Below is a window of Plasmodium sp. gorilla clade G2 genome assembly, chromosome: 6 DNA.
AGAGATACATATAGAATGATGTGTGATAAAATACATATGCATAAGGAAACAGTCAACTTCTTTATAGAAAGAATATGCATAATTATTAATCCTATCATTCCACATGTAACAGAACACATATGGACttatattcttaaaaaagATACTTTTTTAGTAAAACAAAAATGGCCTACACTTGAAGAAACAAATTATTCTATCGTTATgcataaacaaaataataatttattgaatgttatagaaatatttaaaaaatcatatgATAAAGTAATAAATAAGTGTAATAAGCAGAAGGTTGTTAAGGATAAAAATCTAACAAAGGATAAGAAGAATGAAAAAGGTacaataaacataataaaaaatgatcaacagaataaaaagaataatgataaaaattgtCAAATACagaataatatatctgttgatattaaaaaagaaaataataataataataatatgacaaATAACACAAACGAAATAAatcatattcataataataataaggatgATGGTGTGGATAATCTTATAGATgtagatgatgaagaaggagctaattattataaagaagatgaagaagaaagaaTGAAATTTAAAGCAATCGTATATGTAGCAAGAGAATATAAtgatacacaaaaaaaaattatagaaattttaaataatattattaataatagtaatgataaaaaattacctactaattatataaatctatTAGTTCAAAAtacatatgtaaataatttaccaaaaaatgaaaaaaaagatatattaagcTTTGCAACCTTTTTAGTAAAAGATAATGTCACtctaaataataatcaataTGAATTGTCATTACCATATGATGAAATACAATTAATTAAAGATAATGtagattttataaaaagaagtCTCAATCTAGGTGATATACAAGTattagaaaattataaaaaaagtgaaATCGATAATAcagatatttttaaaatgtcaAATCCAGGAAATccatccatatatatatacaacacAGAAACATAAAccataaaatgaaatataaataaataaatatatatctttatatatgtatattttttacatatcaTATATCAAGCATGTCATATATGTTATCTCCAAATCGTTCATAAAATTTGTAAAATAAAACCAAATTTTTACAACcacttttaaatatatatatatatgcatgtgttattatatattttttttttttataaaaatatttcccTTCGTCGCTCTATTATGTCTTCtcatgttttatattattttcaacacttatgaatatatcatattttaattaaaaagaaaaaaaaaaaaaaaaaaaagtattaataatttttattttattcaaaaatataatttataaaagttttcggattataacatataacgaaaatacaaataagaaaaaaaaaaaaaaaaaaaaaaaaaaaatatatattttattatatatatcgaaaaaaataaaatgtccattctaatatatatatattatagtttcaaaatataaaaaaggatataataaCATGTAAACAAATATTAACGAATAATTAGCAAACAGTAAAAAAACCTaccacacatatatatatgtacaaatatttttgtaggtttattatattatatatatatatatatatatatatacattattttatttatatgctttaaaagtatatacttattaatatatatatatttatatatatataatatgtgtagtataaaaatcatttaaattttataaaataaatatatataatatcaaaacatatttttaatattatttttattttttacattaggcaaattattttttaaagacatataatatgtaaatatttcatcatcatttctGTCAGATAtaccaattttttttttttgttcttttttttgttccttTTCTTCCTGCACATCagtattatcattataatcataattGTAATCACAATCATTGTAATCGTAGCCATTGTAATCGTAGCCATTGTGATCGTAGCCATTATAATCATATCCATTGTAATCAAAATCAttgtaatttttaaaattcatCTTATTCTTGTTATTTAGAATATGcgaattttttaataaacttGATATTATCTTATCTTCATATGATGCCCCgttgtttatataattttcattatcctcatcacttttatatttttcttcttgtcTTTGTTGTAacttatttttctttacagcattaataaaatttttaattaaatcgAAATTGTTCTTATCATACATTGCATGcgagatatattttttatgtttgtTCTCAGATTcatcatttgtattttttttttctttatataaatcatttatttgtatatttctaTTTGTTGAAGTagttatattataatcatcattattaacattaaaatgtttatttatattatcattacacttgtttatgtttaataggtttattatatcatttgtattattataattagctttattatcatttttttttcttctttttttttcttccttatGTAATACATCTTTTGTATTCATAATTTCTTTGACAATTtcatatatcattttttctttattattattattaatgtcCTGATTACtactttcatattttttaattattctcttgtaaatatttatatcattcaaCATGGAATTTATTTTGCTACTATAATTGTTATTACAACTATTATGAGTATctatataatcatatgtactaatattattcacacaaaaattattattattattactattattattattattattattattattattactatatgtattgtttattatattatttcctaacattttattcttcttttgtttcatattattattgtaacTTCTGTCCATATTATTAGATGATGATCTTTTCATAGAACCTCCTGATGAACCCGTTATAATATGGTCCTTATTATTTCTCTTCATATATTCTCTAAATAAAATATCCACATATACCTTATCtaaatgttttttattagcaagttttatttctttcatatcatcattatagTCCCCTTTTAAGTCTAAAAAATTACTGTCATATTTGTCTTTAAATAACGTATGGAAAAAATCTGGgctctttttattttttaatatataagaaatgcTGATATCTTTAtccatttcttttttttcattattatataaaacactaattatattattatcatcactgtCGTCGTTATTTCTAGTGGTGGAAGACTTTTTACTATATACATGTGAAAAGGATCTACtacacatattattatcgctttttaaaatatcgTTCCTAAGTAATAAATGATTCCATCCTAAACTAGGGCATGTAGATACGttacttatttttttactaCTACTTTTATgtgtcatatttttttttaattcatcagATGATGGAGATAATAAATGTGAACTCTTATCAAAACTTGCTGgtaaattttgtatattcatatttttatcattttttgtttcctcattatttaaatcatGAAGTCTATTATATACAgcatataacatattatctttaatatctttttttttctttgtttgATCAAAAATTTTTAGATAATCGTCcattttaaatttatcattattcttatttatatacatattgttcataatattttccttgtttaataattcaatgaaattatcattaatatttgaatatcttattttattcatattattatttttattttttatatatatagactTTTTTAATTCGGTAAGACAATTATTGACTGCCTTCAGATTTTCTTtagtacatatattttctgagtttatattaaataaatcatttatatcatttttcttagaaaaaatatttaatacatcACAATGGGGGATCTTATTatgattcttttttttcacatgattattattaataatatttttattactccCATAggttatattatcatcatcattattattattattattactattacctTTAGTGTTATTTTCATcagataatattaaaaaatctttattctttatattcatattattaatgttatcattatttttgtatttattttgtataatatttccTTTCATCATATTACGTTTAAAGAATTTAAGAAACATCTCTTTCTCTTTATCAATACAAAATGGAATACATTGTTCCtctgatatattattattactatcattggtatcattatttttttcaagactttttaatttcttatttataatataatcctTCTTCTCACAAAATGGAAGatccatattatttgtttttttttcttcatcatcttcatttgctttcctttttttctttcttcctCTCTTCTTGATTGGTTTGATATTACCATCATAATTATAACTATAATGACTATcaccattattattattatcatcattattattatcatcatcattattatcatcatcattattattattatatttaatatcatCGCTGTGCACCCTATTTATGCCAATATCCTTCTCACAATTTTTCATTTCACTTTCAtaattatgaataatattttttatcttatttaataaattaacatccttacaattatttaaaagaaaattgttaattttataaagcCGTTCATAAAATTCAttattcttcatatttttattaaacaatTTTTTTACCTTTTCCTCATCTAATGACATTGCttttttcattctttttccttttattgACATTTTTTGTTCCAATATAAATTTGTCAACTTCCTTCTTATCGTCTGGAATATctaatgataatttttttggtttCTTGGATGTTAATAATTCATGTAATCTATCTTGGTCTATGTCACATATACTAAGTCGTGACCTCTTAGTCTTTTCAGCTATCTGTTTTCCACATAAAATCCATcgtaacaaaaataaaattgatatTTTCTTACTATTCGAATATCCAAAATGTTTACAAGAGATAGTTTTTAATCTCATACTACCTTTATATCTATATCGAACTCTAAATTCCTGATTATGTGGATGAAAGTGAGGTTGCCACATTGTATCTATTGCatcataattaattttt
It encodes the following:
- a CDS encoding transcription factor with AP2 domain(s), putative; this encodes MNLQEDTSIQNLPNIEINENINSKNNHHNNDDNNSNNNINNFMEPTNLCTNSNNENSLKDTTLDSEDISYINCDFNNINYLKNNNDNNNINNICVDIQKEYLNNNKKYLTNNHQNNDHMENIKQNNYYPYNNYKKKHTDCLYDIFKNKDMSNNNEHIDQSIYIKKISSLSSIYHNKNNSCDKKDTTNIIYMHKYIYLKNLKKKKYIKKSKCNKKRILNKNYINMSDTNDSNTKQFIDKYTNVQNNYNVVNKHMDDIYNTIENNKMNNNMYNINKQNKYNIYYNKYIKNINRDHFKKYFVKLLYRYHFSLYKYPNYVFPNIKMLNTNLSLHKMFYFYKNYMKHMDRPYPTNINININSNSNCVKLKNATQFNILKKKLSTYNYTNNNEQHNNLNNIFDYNGHDVLNSEDDRTLINNISYDNINKYTNEYFNYSDNKNENASCKKSVITYPSTSCQNIKRVTFCFISDDQSAKKKKKKKKKIIKKNLNGKVEFSTELIFDKKSENNIKVNDKNKEQGICHLLFQNRDDQMAHNSSIYSMNKIKMKNIKKLIKNKNYEHNNNNSPASHSNDLPNDLSNDLSNELSNDLSNDLSNNLSNDLSNDLSNDLSNDLSNDLSNELSNNLSNDLSNNLSNNLKSHNICIPEIYQNSFLENSNKIRKVTEEKNITKYEKNDEHHMTYDETLSSSQLDKSVRKKRKKKKLDNINDENISNLYHIKNIDNDNTPSDMIKENNHLNGLPLDDHYDNNTKLSYNFDGDEDAIREVQKYIDYIIENEDVDISKINITLNKTYVKINFFLKKYILQYEQFKNSNILFCFGESSEEEVLSERQTFTEKIDNKILDTNEEDDNTKNVDMINKKKMKPPKNRKINYDAIDTMWQPHFHPHNQEFRVRYRYKGSMRLKTISCKHFGYSNSKKISILFLLRWILCGKQIAEKTKRSRLSICDIDQDRLHELLTSKKPKKLSLDIPDDKKEVDKFILEQKMSIKGKRMKKAMSLDEEKVKKLFNKNMKNNEFYERLYKINNFLLNNCKDVNLLNKIKNIIHNYESEMKNCEKDIGINRVHSDDIKYNNNNDDDNNDDDNNNDDNNNNGDSHYSYNYDGNIKPIKKRGRKKKRKANEDDEEKKTNNMDLPFCEKKDYIINKKLKSLEKNNDTNDSNNNISEEQCIPFCIDKEKEMFLKFFKRNMMKGNIIQNKYKNNDNINNMNIKNKDFLILSDENNTKGNSNNNNNNDDDNITYGSNKNIINNNHVKKKNHNKIPHCDVLNIFSKKNDINDLFNINSENICTKENLKAVNNCLTELKKSIYIKNKNNNMNKIRYSNINDNFIELLNKENIMNNMYINKNNDKFKMDDYLKIFDQTKKKKDIKDNMLYAVYNRLHDLNNEETKNDKNMNIQNLPASFDKSSHLLSPSSDELKKNMTHKSSSKKISNVSTCPSLGWNHLLLRNDILKSDNNMCSRSFSHVYSKKSSTTRNNDDSDDNNIISVLYNNEKKEMDKDISISYILKNKKSPDFFHTLFKDKYDSNFLDLKGDYNDDMKEIKLANKKHLDKVYVDILFREYMKRNNKDHIITGSSGGSMKRSSSNNMDRSYNNNMKQKKNKMLGNNIINNTYSNNNNNNNNNNSNNNNNFCVNNISTYDYIDTHNSCNNNYSSKINSMLNDINIYKRIIKKYESSNQDINNNNKEKMIYEIVKEIMNTKDVLHKEEKKRRKKNDNKANYNNTNDIINLLNINKCNDNINKHFNVNNDDYNITTSTNRNIQINDLYKEKKNTNDESENKHKKYISHAMYDKNNFDLIKNFINAVKKNKLQQRQEEKYKSDEDNENYINNGASYEDKIISSLLKNSHILNNKNKMNFKNYNDFDYNGYDYNGYDHNGYDYNGYDYNDCDYNYDYNDNTDVQEEKEQKKEQKKKIGISDRNDDEIFTYYMSLKNNLPNVKNKNNIKNMF